The sequence ATCGAACGCGAAGGGATTGATGAAGTTGGACGAGACGTTGAGGTCGAAGTTGGCGCGGCCGACTTTCTCGAAGCCGCCCCAGATGATGTCCTGGCCGCCGCCGCCATGCAGATCGTCGTTGCCGAAGCCGCCGATGATCCGGTCGTCGCCGCCGTCGCCGAAGATGTGGTCGAGGTCGTCGCCGCCGTCGATGTCGTCGTTGCCCGCCAGACCGTGAATGGTGTCGGAACCGTCGTCGCCCAGGATCGTGTCGTTTCCGAGATCGCCCCAGATCTGATCGTCTCCGAGCCCGCCATCGATGGAGTTCGCCCCCGTGTCGCCGCCGGCCTCGCCGATGCCGCCGTACAGCAGGTCGTTGCCCAGGCCCCCCAGGATCTCGTCGATTCCGGCGTCACCGAAGACCGTGTCGTTTCCGTCCTCGCCGAGGACACGGTCGTTGCCCGCCCCCGTGCGGATGATGTCGTTCCCGACGCCGCCGAAGACCAGATCCTTGCCGCCGCCTGCCTGAATCGTGTCGTTGCCGGCGTCACCGAAGATGAGATCGAGACCGTCGCCCGACGTGATGACGTCGTCGCCGTCCTGGCCGTGGATGGTGTTGCTGTCGTTCAGCGTCGTGATGGTGTCGCCACCCGCCGTCCCGGTGTTCTCGCCGTCCTTGTCGTCGCCGAAGATGAGGTTGTTGCCAGCGCCGCCGTCGATGATGTCGGCACCGCCGCCGCCGTAGATCTTGTCGGCGTCGGATTCGCCGAAGATGGTGTCGTCTTCCTCGTCCCCATAGATCTCGTCCGATCCCGCACCGCCGCGGATGGTGTCCTGTCCCGTGTTGCCACGGATGAAGTCCTTGTTGTCGCCACCGATCAGCGTGTCGTTGCCCGCACCGCCGAGGATGGTGTTGTCCTGCTTGCCGCCGTCGATCGTGTCCGCGCCGTCGTTGCCCTGGAGCGTGTCGAAGCCGTCCTCGCCGAAGATGGTGTCGTCGCCTGTATTGCCCTGGATGGTGTCGTCGCCCTTGCCGCCCCAGATGCGGTCGTTGCCGCCGTTGCCGAAGACGATGTCCGCACCGCCGCTCGCGCCCTTGTTCGTGTCCTTGACGGTGGCAGGATCGAAGCTGAAGAAGTCTCCCGCCGCGGTCAGCGTGAACACCACGCCATCGGCGAAGATCACGTCGTTGCCGGCCGGCGTATCGGCCCCCGGGGCCGTGCCCGGATCGGCGTCGCCGCCGATCACGTCGGCGCCGCCACCGCCGATGATGATGTCGTCGCCCGCGCCGCCATCGACGATGTCGGCGCCGTCAGCCAGGCTCGCTCCGGCCGAGAGGACGACTTCCTCCTTGTCGAGCCGCGCCTTGTCGGCGGCGATGAAGTCGTTGCCGCCCTTGCCGCTGATCTTGTCGGCGCCGCCCTCGCCATAGATGATGTCCGCGAGGTCGCTGCCTTCGATGGTGTCGTCACCGTCGCCGCCCTTGACGATGCCGCGGCCGGCACCGAGACGGATGATGTCGTTGCCCGTGCCGCCTTCCACCTCGGCCACGATGTTCGTGTCCGTGACCTGGGACAGGTCGATGATGTCGTCGCCCTCGCCGCCCAGCGCGATGATGCGCGAGTCGACGTCGTACTCCTGCGCCATGGACTCGGTGACGCCCAGGTTCGGGGCCCACACCTTGACCTTGCCCGCGCCGGACTGCTTGACGAAGAACTGCTCGGCGATGTCGTTCTCGTTGCCCTCCAGGCGGTCCTTGGAGTACTTGCCCATGTTGAGCTGAAGCACGCCGTCCGGCAGTTCCGTGGCCAGCGTCGGGATCCGCGTGAACGGGATGTCGAAGTCCACGATGGTGATCTCGGGGGTGATGTTGAATTCCTTGTCCACCGAGAACAGCAGGAGGTCGATCTTGAGGTAGGCGAAGAGCTTGGCGAATATCCTGCCGGTCACGTCGAACACCGCCAGCGGCGACAGCGCCGGCTCGCCGTACTTGAATTCGTTGAGGAAGTTCGTGGCCAGTTCGTACAGCCGGATCTTGCCGTCCTCGTCCGGGTCGTGCAGGTTGAAGTCGACGGTGAAGAAGATCCCGCCGCCCACGCCGGCCTTGGCCACGCCCAGATTGATTTCCGCCGACGCGGTGATGCCGCCGCCGAAGTGGACCTCGGGAATGTCGACGCCGCTCGTGTTGAGGTCATCGATGAAGAAGCCGTCGATCAGCGACAGCGGATTCTTGAAGCCGCCGTCGAAGAAGCGCTTGATGCCCAGCGTGTCGTAGCCGAAGGCGAAGTCGATGGCGACATTGAAGCGCCCCTCGATGGCGGCGCCCAGCGGACCCCAGATGGGGAAGAACTGCGAGTAGCGGAAGTCGAACAGCAGCGGCTGCGGGTCGATCCGCACCAGCGTGACGTCGTTGCCCATCAGCAGGCCGAAGATCGGGCCCGGATCGGTGATGATCGGGAAGGAGATCATCTGGCCGAAGGTCTGGTTGCCCAGATTCTTCGTGAACGTGGTCGTCCGGCTGGCGCCCGGATTGGAGGCCTGCAGCTGCGACATCGTCTGGTTGAAGTCGTACGACGACGTGTTGGTGGGCGTGAGGGTCTGCCGCACCGTGCTGTTCCTGCTCGACAGGTTGCCGCGCAGGTTCGGGTTGTTGATGTCGTAGACCTTGAAGCCGCCGAACGGGATGAACAGCGTATCGGTGTCGGTCGGGATGTTGTTGATCAGCGTGATGAAGCCCGCGATGTCGCGGATCAGCCCCACGTTGAACTTCTCGGGCGGGGTGATCGCCTGGGCGATGTCGATGAGCGTCATCGGCTTGCCGGCGAGATCGGAGATCACGGGGATCGGCGTGGTCAGCGCATCGATGAGCGGCTGCAGCGGCTCGGTGATCTTCTGCACTTCCTTCACGATCGGCTGCACGTACTGGGAGATGAACGTTCCCATGTCCATGCCGATGTTGCGGAACTCGACCAGCTTCAGGCCTTCCTGGATCGAATCGCCGATCGCGCTGAAGCTGACGAACTCTCCCGCGTCGCGGTCACCGATCGCCCACTCGAGGACGAAGTCGGCCTGCAGCTTGGGGAATGCGGATTCGGCGTTGGGAATCAGCTCGTTGTTGAGACGCAGCTCCAGGCCCAGATCGACGTTCGCCTCGGCGGCCACGCCGGCATTGAGCCGGATGTTGCCGAAGTCCGTGATGCCTACCCGCTCGTCTTCGCCGGTCGTCGTGTACAGGTCAACTGCGATGCTCGCGCCCAGACCCGTGTTGCCGTTGTCCGAGGCATCGACCTGCAGGAAACCCAGCGTCCCGGTGATGCCCGCGCCAGGCAGCGTCACGTCGATGTCCATGCGCAGTTCGTCGGGGTTGTCCAGCTTCAGATAGAACCCCTTGCCGCCGCCTATGCCGAAGCCGAAGTTGACTTCCTAGTCCACGCTCACTTCGATCGCGCCACGCGTCTCCAGGCCGAGGCCGGGAATGCCGAGGTCGAAGTCGATGCCCGTGCCGGCCGTGACCAGGTTGCCGCCGAGCTGGATGTCCCAGTCCATGAAGATCTCGCGCAGCGGCACGCCCGGCTCGTCGATATTGGTGTTGAGCCCGATGTCCTCGACGGTGATCTCGCCGTCCTCGTTGCGGTCCCCCAGGATGCCCTGGCCGTTGATCTGGATGGTGTCGTGCAGCAGCTCGTACAGCTTGACGGAGATGAAGTTGGCCGACGGGTCGTTGGCCGTCTCCACGACGTTGCGCAGCTCGTCGATGAAGCTCTCGCGGAAGTCCTCGATAAATGTGGCCGCACTGGAGAGCTTGTCGCCTATGAGCGGCATCTTGAGCCCCGCCACCTCGCCATCCAGGAAGTCCTGCAGCAGCGCGAGGAAGCCGTCGACCCCGTCGATGATCAGCAGCAGGTTGTCCATCGCGCTGAACTGGCTGAAATCGAACGTGAGGATCTCGGGCGCGACGTAAATGAACTGATCGGCGGAGGGACCGGCAGTGCCACCGATGACGAGGCCGTCGTCGATGGACGCGGAGAGGTGGCCGCCGATCACGATGTCGCCGCGGTACAGGCTCTCGGTGGGGAAGTACACGGGCAGGGTGCCGTCGACGTCGATGCTCATGCCCACGTCGACCGAGCCACCGAGATCGGACAAGAGGTCGGTGAGCAGAATGCGCTTGGATTCGTCGGTGCTGCCTGTCAGCGCGGAGTCCTTCAGCGTGAGACCGAAGTTGCCTTCGATGCCCAGGCTGCCGCCGACGATCTTGCCGCCGATGAAGGGCCCGCCGTCGGGATCGCCCAGGCCGATGGCGAAGGAGATGTCTTCAGCTCCCGCATCGATGTGCCCCTGGATGCCCGTGTCGCCGAACACGACGATCTCGGTCGGGTCGGCGAGATTGAGACCGAACGCCAGCGTGAGGTCGAGATTGCCCTGCGTGCGCAAATCTGCGCCCCCGGACAGTTCGAAGGCCTGTGTAGGCAGTTCGAACCCGATGGGCAGGGATTCGGAGAAGCCGGGCTTGAACGTGAGATCGAAGCGCAGGAAGGTGTCCGTGCCGTCCTCGATGAGGGACAGCCCCAGGACGTCGCTGTCCTGAGGCATGTTGAAGGCTTCCTTCAACTTCTGCTCGAGGAACTGCACCGTGCCTGCAGGATTCGCCTCCACCTGGTCCAGCGCCGCGGCGAATTCGTCGGCGTAGCCGAGCATGTCGTTGACGCTCACATTGATGAGCGGGATCTGCTCGTTCAGGAAGCCGAACTCCTCGAACTCCTGCAGGAAGTCGACGAGGCTTCGCAACGCTTCCAGCACGTCGGCAAAACCGATGTCGTCGAAGTTGCCCAGCTGATCGAACCCGGACGTCGTGATGCTGATCACGGGCGCCTGGCCATCGAACGGGTCGCCGATGTCCGTGATGTCCACGGTGACGGTCGGCTCGGCCCCGGTCTGGATGAGGCCGAACGACGGCTCCAGGTCGACGCTGAAGGTGAGGTTGCCGTTGCCGTTCACCTCGGGCGCGTCGATGAGGGTGTCGATGTCGTCCAGACCATCGATCAGCTCCTTCAACGTGATCTTGCCGTCGGCCCGGCTGGTGCCGGGATCCTGCAGATCCATGCGGATCTCGCCTTCGAGGTGGCCATCGCCCTTGAGCGAGACGCCCACGAAACCGAACTTCGCGGCGAGCACGACGCCCTCCGCTTCGCCCGTGCCTGTGGGCGCCAGACCCAGTTCCGACACGGCGGTACCGGATGCGGTGATCGTGAACGATGTGGTTCCTTCGGCCTCGTTGCGGAAGATGAGGCGCTCGCCGTCATCGCCGACGAAGACCTTGCCCTTGGAGGATCTTGACGCCCCCCACCTCGACGTTGTCGATGGCGGCCTGGACGTCGGTCACGATGTCCGCCATGTTCGCGTTGGCGGCCGTGTCCGCAACCGACACCGAGACGGCGACGCCCGCACCGCCGTTCAACGAATTGCTGGTGATGGTGAACTGTGCGTCCGCCGTGAGCTGACCCGCTGCCGCCGGCGACCTCGTTGGCGGCAGTGATGACGTAAGCGTCGGGCGTGTCGATCTCGAAGCCTGCCCGCGCGTGTGCGTCCTCGATGAACAGCCGGTCGAGAATGTCGACGCCTCCGAGGGGCGCGCTGTCGATGATGTGGTCCGGCGTTTCGTCCGGATCGTCCGGATCCACCACGTCGGAGCCGAGGATGCCGAGCAGACTCGCCGCGTTGGAACCAATGGCGTTGTCGATCCGGAACACTGCCGATCCGGAGGGTGACGTGTCGCGCAGTCGCAAGCGCGAATTCTCGTCGGTGAACTCGACCTGGACACGGCCGCCTGTCTGGCTCTCGATCGCATTGATGACGTCACCGAGCGTCGCGGTATCGGTGAGCGCATCGAAGTTCACCTCGCGGCGCACGCCATCCCGCGTGGTGATGACGATATCGGCGGGGCTGCCGGTATTGGCCGTGCCAAGACCGAGTTCGGATACGGCGACTCCGCTGGCGTTGATGACGAAGCTGGTCGTGCCCGGTTCCTTGGCCGTGAACGTGAGGCGGCGTCCCTCGGAACCGACCACCACCTTGTTCTTGAGGATCTGCACGCCGCCCACTTCGACATTGTCGATGGCGTTCTGCACGTCGTTCACGACGTCCAGGATGCTCATGTTCGCCGGCGTCTCGGACTTGGGCACGGTGACCGTCACCGGCGAGCCGCCGTTGACGCTGTTCATCGCGACCGTGAACGTCGCATCGCCCGACAGGCGTCCGGGCCTGCCGATGAGTTCGGACTGGGCGCGCACGCGCAGCTGTCCCTCGACGGTATCGCCCGTCTGGTTCGTGGCGAAGCCCAACTGCGCGGCGGCACTGCTGGCGGACTTGTACTTCAGAGCGGTGACGCCGCCCTGTGCATTGAGAACGACACGGTTGCCGTCCTTCGCGGCCTGCACCTGGCTGGCGACGCCCGCGGCCGCCAGCGCGGCATTGATGTCGACAAGAAGATCATCGATGGTCTGGTTCGTCTCGGCGGCGGCCTTGGTCACCGTGACCTCGACGTCCGACGCGGCGCCGTTGATGTTCAGCTTGAACTTGGCGTCGTCGGTCAGCTGGCCGTAGGAGTTCTTCACTTCCTCCGGGGCTGCGATCACGCGGTCCTTGTTGAAGGTGATCGCGCCGCCTTTCAGGGACGACAGGAGCGTCGACTCCGACAGGGTGACGTAGCCTTCCTCGCCCAGGTAGATCCCCAGGCGAATGCCCAGTTCGCCGTCGGCAGACAGTTTGAGCGCACCGTCACCCGTCACATCGCCGATCGCGCCGAGATCGATGTTGAAATCGAGCGGGGTGTCGATCTGCGCGAAGGTCCGCTGCAGGGAGAGATCGACGACGATGGATTCGCGGGCCGCATCCCAGGTGACCGGACTGCCGGCGCCGAGAATCTCCACCAGCCGTTCGGCAAGCTGCTGTGCCGTGTTGAAGCGGGGATTGTTGTCCTTGTCGACCAGCTTGGCGGTGTCGTCGTCCAGCGTGTCCGCCGTGCCGTTGTCGTCGTACATCAGCGCCTTCTGGATGAGGTCGCCGAGTTCGAGCGCTCCCCGTACGACGTCACCGACCAGGGGAACGTCGACGCTGAAGGCATCGGTATTCTTGAGATCCGACAGCCAGCCCGTGATCTGCGCGAGCAGGCTCACGAGGGTTCCTGCGTTCATGTTCGTGAAGCGGGACAGGTCGGTCAGGGACGAAGGAATGTCGACGTCGATCGTGTTCGGATCGGCGAGATTGGTCCAGTTGAGCGTGATGGCCGTGGACGGGCTGGCCACGAGGCCGATGAACGGCGCGCTGATCGGCAGCACCACCTCGGCCGAGCCGCTGAAGGCGAGGTTGGCCGTTCCGAGCGCGTCGAGCAGTTCGGAGAAGTCGATGCGCCCGTTGGCGTTGCCGCTGCCAGGTTCGGCCAGGGACAGCGTGAAGGTCGGATTCGCGGTGATCGATCCGTCCACGACGCCCACGGAGAGGAAGCCGAACCGGGCTTCCGCATCGAGGTTCTCCGCACTGAGGATGAGTTCCGCCGCCACGGACGGATCGCGGATGAACATCCACTCAGTGGGATCGGCAGGCGTGGCGAGCAGATTGTCGAAGTCGATGCCCACGCCCACGTGAAAGTCGAGCTCTCCGGTCACGGAGGCGTCCGACGAGAAGCTGAGATCGGCGAGACCTGCCTCGAGATCGAAACCGAGATCCAGCGCCTCCGCCGAGAACAGCTGCTGGGTGAAGGCGAGATCCCAGGTGAGTTCCTTCGTGGCGCTGTCGAAGTTCAGCCCCAGTGCGTCCGCCTGCACCCCCAGTTCCTCGGCCAGATTGGCGATGAGCTCCTGGATCGAACCGAAACGCACCTGGCCGGAGGCGGTGCCGATGGGATCGATGATGTTCGTCTGGATGAAGTTCGCGATGTCGACGATGGCATCGAGCGAGTCCTGCAGGAGCGGCACTTCCTTGCCGTTGAACGTCACCGAGAAATCGGTCAGGGACCGGATCTGGTCCAGCACCTGCTGCGCACCCACGCGGAGGGAGTCGATCAGGGTCGGCGCCGCGCGGGCGCTGGCCGTCATCTCGATCGTCGACAGATCGGTGATGCTGCCCCAGGTGAACGTGACATCCGCCGAGCCCAGGTCGAAGGGCGGCGCATCGCCGGGAAGCACTGCGGCCACGCGGGCATCCACCGTGACGGAGATGTCATCCGCCGCCGAACCGGCGACCGTGAAATCCAGCGTCTGCTCCAGAGCGGACGGCGTGCCGATGGCGCTGTCGAGATCGGCGATGCGAAGCTTCTCGTCGCCGCCGGCATTGTCCTTGAGGACCACGTCCAGGCGCAGCGCGGGATCCACCTCGAGCGAGGCATCCGCGAGGGTGACATCGAGGAAGCCGATGCGGCCGGAGGCGTTGAGATCGCCCTCGATGCCGATGTCGCGCACGGTCATGCGGGTGTTGCCGCCGGTCGTGTCGATGTAGAAGCCATCCGCATCCACGCCGAACACGACGCGCAGCGTGACTTCCGCACCGATGGTGAGCTTGCCCGACAGGTCCACGATGCCGCCGAGCTGCGACGTCAGGATGTCGATGTCGGCCTGGCCCTCCAGGCGGCGGACGATCGTCGCGTCGAAGCGCGTGTTGCCCGCCGACGAGGTCATCGTGACGTTGCCGTCCGTCGTGTCCAGTGCGTCGAGCTTCTGCTGCAACTGGGTCGCCGTGAGCCCGGGGATGGAGGCCAGCGTGAATCCGTTGGGGCCTTCCTCGATCAGCCGGCGGAAACCGCTCAGGACCGCGTCGGTCGCGATGCTGCCCGCCGAAGTGCCGTCTCCCGGCGCATCGGTGCCCGCGGGTGCGTTGGTCGCCGTGCTGCGTCCCTGGAGCGCGCGCGGCAGGGAATTGCCGACCAGCGCGATCTCGTCCCACGCGCCGTCGCCGGAAGCGTCGAGGTAGTTGAACAGGAAGTTGAGACCGGCACCGAATTTCTCGCTCTCCGTCGCGGCCGCGACGTTGTCCTGCACGTTGGCCGCCGTGACGTTCTCGTACGTCACACTCTGGGCGCGGCTGAATCGCGAGTCGTAGGACTTGATGGTCGTCCGGGCGCCATCCACCGTCACCGTCTTGCTTTCGCGGGCCTGGCCTTCGAGCACCAGCCGGTTGCCGGCACCGGCGCCACCATCGAAATGAATGCCTTCGGGCAGGCTGAGCGGTCCGTTCGTGCTGTCGACCGTCAGGGTATCGTTGCCACCGTTGCCGAAGACCTCGATCTTCTGCAGGGTGTCGATGGACGCCGAGTAGACCAGTTCGCCTGTCAGCCCCACACGAACTTCGACCTGCGAAGCGTTGGTGGGGCTGCGGCGGATGACGAACTCGTCGTCTCCGGTGCCGCCGTCGATGCGCAGCGTGGACGGCTGGGTGAGGAAAGACTCCGCCCCCATCACGGTCCAGGCGCCACGGCCTTGTGTTCCCGCGAGCAGCACGTCGCCTTCGTTGGCGGCACCGAAAGCCGCCGCCGTGCGTTCCGTGAGATCGAGGTCGAACACCAGGGCGTTGGGCAGCCCGTTGCCGAATTCCGTCCAGATGCCGCCGGGAGCAGGATCGATGGCGCGATAGGTTCCCGCCGCTCCGCCGGCCAGCAGAATCAGGTGCCCGCCCATCCGCGTGGTCTCGACGCTGCGCACGTCCGGATTGTTCATCCGCTGCGACACGAGTACCCAATCATTGCCGGTGGTGCGCCGCCAGACTCCGGTGTCGGTGGCCGCGAAGATCACGTCGTGATCTTCCGGATCGACCGCGATGTCCTCGATGGACGTCGCCCCGCCAATGGTGAGCGTGGTGAAGTCCGCGGCGACCCCTCCTGCCCCGGTGCGGGCCGTGCGGACCAGCACCTCGTTGCCGCGCGATGCGGCGATGAAGTCGGCGTTGTTGGTCCCGCCCTTGCGGCCGCCGTACACCACCGAACTGAACACGCCGCCGTTGTTCGTGCCGGCTGCCGGCAGCGACAGGCGCTGCACGGTATCAAGACCGTCGTAGAGCGTTGCGCCGCCCGTGCCGATGTTCGTGCTTTCGTACAGACGAGTGATCCCCAGCAGCATCCGCGAGGAGTCCACCGTGTTCACGGTGTACGGATACTCGATGAACGAGCCGATGAGATTCGTGTCGCGCGTAGACAGCGCCGTGAAGCGGTTCGTGACCGACACCTGGCCCGTGCCGGCATTGGTGAAGGTGACGGGTGTTCCGCCGTTGGAGTTGGCGAGCTGGAACGTGGTGGGGCTCGCTGCAGTGACGCCCACCACGAAGTAGCTTCCGGCGCCTGTGGCGCCGCCCGGAAGGTTGCCGGTGCTGTCGACCCAGACCACGTCGCCATTCGAGAAGCCGTGTGCCGCCGCGCTGGTCAGCACGCCCGTCCCGGCATTGACCGCCACATTGACCGTGTCGGTCGTGGCGGCTGTGAGCCCCACGTGGTGGTTGGACCCGGCGACCATGTTGCCGGTGGCGTCGAAGAGGCGGAATCCGAGCGTTTCGAAACTGTTGCCCATCGTGTAACGGCGCACCTGCTCGAAGGCCGGGTCGGCGTCGGTGTTGATGGGCACCGCGAGCGCCGTGTTGCCGTCGCCCGAACGCCGGAAGACCACCACCTCATCCCACGCGAAGCGCTCGTCCGCCTCGTCGACGAAACCGTCACCGTCATCGTCCGTGCCGTTGACGGCGCCGGGCTGCTCCGCGATCCCGTTGTCCTGCGTCCCGATGAAGACGATGTTGTTCAACGGGTCGTACGCTGCGGAGAGCACTTCGACGGCGCGAATGCCGTTGTTGAGCACTTCCCAGCGGATGCCCTCGAGGGTCACCGTGAACGTCCCGATGAGCGCCGAGCTGAGCGAGTCTCCGGCAGCCAGCGTGATCGTCTGGGCCGTGACCGACGCGATGGTGTACTGACCGAAGTTCACGTTGGCCAGCGTGCCGTTGTCCTGCGCATTGCGGATGAACAACCGCATGCCGGCCTGGAATCCATCGGTGACAAAACTGCCGCTCGCGACCGTGCGGGTGATGGTCGAGGAAGCGCCGTTGGCGAACGTGAAGGCGGTCCGGGCCGTGGCCGGCGCCGTGGTCGCGGGATTGGGCATGCGATAGACGCCGCCGTCATCGCTCTGAAGGATGCGGCCC comes from Betaproteobacteria bacterium and encodes:
- a CDS encoding exo-alpha-sialidase gives rise to the protein MLLSADLPGGAVPEILRNNAPDTTAPITVNINPGPASVDPNIATPAGWLDTPERVWTVSGSVDGGLTGGDNDRDTFIIGPDATVSGLIDGGAGGFDSLVIAERRVTIAIFDATGPSSGTVRLDDQTIAYANMEPLPDNTIAPDKVLNLATAGADTFRVFDGVTVGTLLIDSLNGTFEDHTLREPQQNLLINANAGDDVINFDALLFDSRIVIDGGEGNDTVDVSGRAVSMTAVRQSDGTILLVEGTGPAVELRNVETVLGASFTLTANGVPNWVEQGPGGIGNAAGFPLFRGQPWAGAIQAIADHPLNSNILFVGTVNGGVWRSTDAGATWSTTTDQFPSLAIGALAVSTHDNTGALVTAATPVEKLVVYAGTGQFSNQYTGGQSVGLMRSVNGGATWELITPPDMAGLPIASIVATRDGAQDVVVVGTIANSVTSRDDTGALQTRVARAGGVFRSTDGGQTFTKSEIVAAPAQPGVYHFPVSSVTSIVQDPGNLSRLYRGVVGGGVYQSDNAGATWTNINGTLGVAADGVDNDAYLGVDNPEEGAAGAARIVLSVRENRTANDNPVYAALIGTTDWLMGVWRKAPASANWALVGTNPPPRDPMYAEDVSMSGGAAVDIVAGASPTITRKDAGGSFVTDGFVANREIAVTLPGGTATLYRVTAVTATTLTLAAGSNIAAGAGVAGAVINQVSRTPIQISGNPTLTIASGGTAGVITITRPAGAGTWGADGFMPGHLATVSGTVNNNGRYFVTAATPTVLTLRSISNTPAAFVAEPAPAAGIVITGALAIPSTPGNVQPQVHVGQQGQRNFALAVDAAENVFIGGDTAQLGTNLFWWDNRAAPNGQVWRPVMPTGTHPDARVITFDSTGRILQSDDGGVYRMPNPATTAPATARTAFTFANGASSTITRTVASGSFVTDGFQAGMRLFIRNAQDNGTLANVNFGQYTIASVTAQTITLAAGDSLSSALIGTFTVTLEGIRWEVLNNGIRAVEVLSAAYDPLNNIVFIGTQDNGIAEQPGAVNGTDDDGDGFVDEADERFAWDEVVVFRRSGDGNTALAVPINTDADPAFEQVRRYTMGNSFETLGFRLFDATGNMVAGSNHHVGLTAATTDTVNVAVNAGTGVLTSAAAHGFSNGDVVWVDSTGNLPGGATGAGSYFVVGVTAASPTTFQLANSNGGTPVTFTNAGTGQVSVTNRFTALSTRDTNLIGSFIEYPYTVNTVDSSRMLLGITRLYESTNIGTGGATLYDGLDTVQRLSLPAAGTNNGGVFSSVVYGGRKGGTNNADFIAASRGNEVLVRTARTGAGGVAADFTTLTIGGATSIEDIAVDPEDHDVIFAATDTGVWRRTTGNDWVLVSQRMNNPDVRSVETTRMGGHLILLAGGAAGTYRAIDPAPGGIWTEFGNGLPNALVFDLDLTERTAAAFGAANEGDVLLAGTQGRGAWTVMGAESFLTQPSTLRIDGGTGDDEFVIRRSPTNASQVEVRVGLTGELVYSASIDTLQKIEVFGNGGNDTLTVDSTNGPLSLPEGIHFDGGAGAGNRLVLEGQARESKTVTVDGARTTIKSYDSRFSRAQSVTYENVTAANVQDNVAAATESEKFGAGLNFLFNYLDASGDGAWDEIALVGNSLPRALQGRSTATNAPAGTDAPGDGTSAGSIATDAVLSGFRRLIEEGPNGFTLASIPGLTATQLQQKLDALDTTDGNVTMTSSAGNTRFDATIVRRLEGQADIDILTSQLGGIVDLSGKLTIGAEVTLRVVFGVDADGFYIDTTGGNTRMTVRDIGIEGDLNASGRIGFLDVTLADASLEVDPALRLDVVLKDNAGGDEKLRIADLDSAIGTPSALEQTLDFTVAGSAADDISVTVDARVAAVLPGDAPPFDLGSADVTFTWGSITDLSTIEMTASARAAPTLIDSLRVGAQQVLDQIRSLTDFSVTFNGKEVPLLQDSLDAIVDIANFIQTNIIDPIGTASGQVRFGSIQELIANLAEELGVQADALGLNFDSATKELTWDLAFTQQLFSAEALDLGFDLEAGLADLSFSSDASVTGELDFHVGVGIDFDNLLATPADPTEWMFIRDPSVAAELILSAENLDAEARFGFLSVGVVDGSITANPTFTLSLAEPGSGNANGRIDFSELLDALGTANLAFSGSAEVVLPISAPFIGLVASPSTAITLNWTNLADPNTIDVDIPSSLTDLSRFTNMNAGTLVSLLAQITGWLSDLKNTDAFSVDVPLVGDVVRGALELGDLIQKALMYDDNGTADTLDDDTAKLVDKDNNPRFNTAQQLAERLVEILGAGSPVTWDAARESIVVDLSLQRTFAQIDTPLDFNIDLGAIGDVTGDGALKLSADGELGIRLGIYLGEEGYVTLSESTLLSSLKGGAITFNKDRVIAAPEEVKNSYGQLTDDAKFKLNINGAASDVEVTVTKAAAETNQTIDDLLVDINAALAAAGVASQVQAAKDGNRVVLNAQGGVTALKYKSASSAAAQLGFATNQTGDTVEGQLRVRAQSELIGRPGRLSGDATFTVAMNSVNGGSPVTVTVPKSETPANMSILDVVNDVQNAIDNVEVGGVQILKNKVVVGSEGRRLTFTAKEPGTTSFVINASGVAVSELGLGTANTGSPADIVITTRDGVRREVNFDALTDTATLGDVINAIESQTGGRVQVEFTDENSRLRLRDTSPSGSAVFRIDNAIGSNAASLLGILGSDVVDPDDPDETPDHIIDSAPLGGVDILDRLFIEDAHARAGFEIDTPDAYVITAANEVAGGSGSAHGGRTVHHHQQFVERRCGRRRLGVGCGHGRQREHGGHRDRRPGRHRQRRGGGRQDPPRARSSSAMTASASSSATRPKEPHRSRSPHPVPPCRNWVWRPQARAKRRASCSPRSSVSWASRSRAMATSKARSAWICRIPAPAGPTARSR